One Stigmatella aurantiaca genomic region harbors:
- a CDS encoding DUF971 domain-containing protein — MSFWDRIKPAPKPISATDVRLSPDGARLTLVWDDGTSTSATAQVLRQQCPCAGCVDEWTNQRTLDPSRVPAELRIQQLHPVGNYALSPVFSDGHATGIYPWPLLRDLTQPAS, encoded by the coding sequence TTGAGCTTCTGGGATCGCATCAAACCCGCCCCCAAGCCCATCTCGGCCACGGATGTCCGGCTCTCGCCGGACGGGGCCCGGCTGACGCTGGTCTGGGACGATGGGACGAGTACCTCCGCCACCGCCCAGGTGCTGCGCCAGCAGTGCCCCTGCGCGGGGTGCGTGGATGAGTGGACGAACCAGCGCACGTTGGACCCGTCCCGCGTGCCCGCGGAGCTGCGCATCCAGCAGCTGCACCCGGTGGGCAACTACGCGCTCAGCCCCGTCTTCAGCGACGGCCACGCCACGGGCATCTACCCCTGGCCCCTGCTCCGGGATCTCACCCAGCCGGCGAGCTGA